The DNA sequence GACGTAGCGGTTGAGGTCGCCGGCCGGGAGTCCGGTGAGGTCGGCGAGTTCGTCGTACGTCCGAGTCTCCTTCAGCATCCGGAGGACGGCGACGGCTTGCAGTTGGAGGGCCGCTTTCTCCGCTCTGTTCATACCATGGGACTCGCGGTTGCGCAAGTATGAATACGTCGATACGATTCGAGGGGAAGATTCAGCACGGACGTGCCGATTTCGCGGGAGACACGTCGGAGACGGAGGGAGAAGCGACGAAGAGATAAGAGAAGCGAGTTCCGGCCGCGAACGGAAGGCGCGCGGCGTCGGCGGGGCCCCGGCCGGCGGCGCGTTACTCGTCGGACGCGGCGTCCGCATCCGCGTCGGCCAACAGGTCCTCCGCGGTGACGAGGGCGTCGAGTTCCACGTCCGCCTCGGCGAGTCGTTCGCGGCCGCCCTCGTCCCTGTCGACGACGACGAGCACCCGGTTCACGACGGCGCCGGCCTCGCGCAGGGCCTCGACGGCGTCGAGGGCGCTCGTACCCGTGGTGGCGATGTCTTCGAGGACGACGACTTCCTCGCCCTCCGCCAGTCGGCCCTCGATGCGGTTGGCCGTGCCGTACTCCTTGGCCTCCTTGCGGGCGATGACGTACGGGATGTCCGTCTCGGCGGCCGTGACGGCCACGAGGGGGACGGCGCCGAGGGCGACGCCGGCGAGTTTCTCGACGCCGTCGAGTCGTTCGGCGAAGGCCTCGGCGATGAGGCGGAGACAGTGGGGGTCGGTCTCGAACAGGTACTTGTCGACGTAGTAGTTCGAGGTGCCGCCGTGGGACAACTCGAACTCGCCGAACCGCACGGCGTCCGCCGCGCGCAGGGCCTCGATGAGTTCGTCGTTCGCCATCTCGTTTCGAGAGGTCCTGCGGAGGCGCTTAAACGGGTTGGTTCGGCGCGGGGCGGTGCGGAGGCGGTGCGGAGGCGGTGCGGAGCGGAGGCGGCGCGGAAGCGGGGCGGTGCGGAGCGGAGAGGACACCGCGCCGTACCGCGAGGCGAGCGAACGGAGTGAGCGAGCCATCGCGGCCGTTCTTTGGTCCAGCTTTCTTCCGGGGGTTCGAGCAGACGGCTTCGCCGTCTGTGAGGACCCCCGAAAAGAAAGGTGGGGGTCCTAGTACGGCTCGTTCTTCAGCCCCAGATAGTACGCTCCCACGTTCGTCCCCACGTGGAGGACGGGTGTGACGACGAGGACGACGGCGAGGACGGGGACGGTGAACGTCGCCGCGAACCACTCGAAGTCCAAGAGGGCGGCGAGGCCGAGTGCGCCGACGACGAAGTCGAGTTGGTCGAGGCCGGGGAACGCCGCGCCGCGTTCGCGTCCCGACCGGCGTTTGAGGAAGGAGGCGCCGACGTCACCGAGCATCGCGCCGAGGGCGAGGCCGAACGCGCCGAGCACCGAGAACCGGGGGAGCGAGATTCCGAGGGCGGCGCCGAGGGGGTCGGCGACGGCGTTGCAGACGAACGCGAGGGCGAACCCGACCAGCGTCCCCACCGCCGTCCCGCGCCACGTCTTGCCGTCGCCGAGGACGCGACGACCGCCCCACGTCCGCCCGCCGTCGATGGGTCGGCCGCCGCCGGCGAGCACCGCGGCGTTGTTCGGCACGTACGCGGGGAGCATCGCCCAGAACGCGCCGACGACGAGTTCGATGACCATACCCCGGCGTCGATGCGGGGGACAAAAATCTCGGCGATTCCGGGGCGACGCCCGGAGGGCCGCCCGGCGAACGAAAGCCCTGATTGTCGGAGTCCCCTACGTCGGGGTGTGATCCCTCCGATAGCGAGTCGGTTCGTCGCCGGTGAGTCGGCGGCGACGGCGCTCGACCACGCGCGACGGGCGAACGAGGACGGCGTCAAGGTCATCCTGAATCTGCTCGGCGAGCACTACGAGCGACGGGCGCCCGCCGACGCC is a window from the Halogeometricum sp. S3BR5-2 genome containing:
- a CDS encoding CDP-2,3-bis-(O-geranylgeranyl)-sn-glycerol synthase gives rise to the protein MVIELVVGAFWAMLPAYVPNNAAVLAGGGRPIDGGRTWGGRRVLGDGKTWRGTAVGTLVGFALAFVCNAVADPLGAALGISLPRFSVLGAFGLALGAMLGDVGASFLKRRSGRERGAAFPGLDQLDFVVGALGLAALLDFEWFAATFTVPVLAVVLVVTPVLHVGTNVGAYYLGLKNEPY
- the pyrE gene encoding orotate phosphoribosyltransferase, yielding MANDELIEALRAADAVRFGEFELSHGGTSNYYVDKYLFETDPHCLRLIAEAFAERLDGVEKLAGVALGAVPLVAVTAAETDIPYVIARKEAKEYGTANRIEGRLAEGEEVVVLEDIATTGTSALDAVEALREAGAVVNRVLVVVDRDEGGRERLAEADVELDALVTAEDLLADADADAASDE